The DNA segment gaaatctcgcgagaacaagcagcaacagctggaaggcagaaccggacagtagcctgaaaagttcattcatttattttatgaaagatttatagaataatggctgactttttgccagacttcgactttgtggaggaggaatttgatttgatggccgcccttatttatttgagccagaatacactgacgaagagcttcgtgaaattgaagaacggaggaggagagagagagagagaggtgcaacaggtagaggacgagagaggaggaatggctgctgcaaggctgcgtagctctggagattggtggtgtacctgtgaatgctgtgccccagtgcccacagaagaggaatgcctctgttgcaaggaatgggaccggttgcagccttattttcaaggtctggatgtgaccgaggacgagacacctccacctggagtagtatccagctgggctttatctagagctggcgagatatatttcggccacgctttggaaagcagagctaaatgataaacaaacatggcagcacactggtaaggtaagacaacacgtttacatgttgttttctatatgttctctgacatttatcctaacgatatgaggcggtctttgtggagaaaaagcttgtttagtggactaactttgcacttgaaggttgcccgttcacttacgttttaacaggtctgacgctactatgcgccccggctgtatctaggctaacggctaacatgctaactattatttttatgtcactagtcacttgaaacaaatttaggacgataggagacaggttgaaataaaatgaaatttccctttaatatatATTACATAGATGATCAAATACGTAAGGAAGTAACACATAATTTTACACTTAATTTCAATACCCATACAGTGATGCAGACAAGGGTGTCATTTCATTTGAACGTGGCAGAGGTCCCATATTAAGTTAGGGGGTTTGGAGTCCTCCCTCAGGAAATGTGAGCTGCAAATACTTCGTTTCCTGcattctgttatttttttctgcatcaaaatatggtgtaaatgtcttgatttatgtaaaagaaaacacaaaattcagGCTGCAGATGACAATTCAAAATAAGACGGAACATAAAACAGGTTACAACTGGTATCATCATAATGTTATGCTGAAATGTTTCCTTTTGTATCTTTCAAACAATTCCCATTTGTTTCAAGGTAATACTGCACAAATTATATGTTAGGACGGATGTGAATGTTAGGACGATATACAGTAAAGGGCCataggctggaatcaaacccttTGCCATTGCGGCAAGGACAGTGCCTTTACACATAGGACACCCACTCTAACCGCTGAGCTGCTGATTACCAGTTTTATTTTCCGtagctgcttatcctgttgggggtcgtggggggtggagcctatcccagctgacattgggtgaggggacgccagactatcacagggctgacacatagagacagacaaccattcacacctatgaaCAATTTACAGTCattaattaacctgcatgtctttggactgtgggaggaagttggttcaaaccaggaaccctcttatcgtgaggcaacaatgctaatcACTGCTCCACCTTTACGCCCTTCCAGCTTTAAGCTCCAAGAATTTTCATGTGACGTTGAAGGTATTAAACATATAGTAGCCCataattttgtgatttttttgttaatattgACATCATGTAGAGTGTTGCACTTTTCTGTACATCactcagcgtcatatctcaggaacagaaggggaggcatttggtcagatactgaattggtgactctaatcttgaaactgtgctgattgtatagatcttctgtgtgtgaagcatctatgttttcactgacatggatgttgAAAAAATTTCAGAGCTGATGATTTTATAGCTGAAGAAGACCTCAGGAAACTTTGCTGGATCAAACACAGTATTTAATAAAGACCCGACTGAGGAGAATCACAGTTGAACATACAGAGTGTAACACAGTGTGTCCTCGCCCAGTTCTTGCATTTAACCTAAACAGTATTCTCTTGCGAGTCACTCCATGTTCCTAAATAAGGTAAGTCTGTCCCAATCTATGGTTTTAGGAAGTTTCTATTGGTTACTGACTTTAACCAACAAACACGCTCACCTGGCTCGCTCTAAATTACCTCAACTGTCTCTTACAAAATAGACATTTCTAAAATGAGACTCTCGTCTGTTGAACCTGGAGCACAGGGCAATCTCCCTTAAACTTGGAAGCTATGGCAATGGAGCCAGCCAACAATGGCCACGTTTCCCAGTTAAGAGAGATCTTAAGACTTAAGAGCACAGTTAAGGACGTCTTAGCTAAGAAGGGTCGCTAAGATAAGAGTGTTTCCCAGATGAGTTCTTAATGCCCTTCTTAGGATCGCTCTTTAAGAtgctcttaacaggagctgtccactaccgcggtgctgaaactaaatcaatcaaTGTCAGGCAaatcgatcacccaccacttcatcagccataagtcacacacagcgctgctacctaacgcactaattccctgctgctcgtgtgtaagtgtgttctaataattctaatgaaaaactaagacataaatatttgttaatgacctattttcatgatgaaaacaagaatACAACTAAATAAGAAGTAGTCTTGGTAAGAGAATCATGAGGAAATGTATTAAACAAGAAAACACAGACGCCTTGCTGAGGCCGGTGCCGTCTCCCACCACCTCCAGGAAGCTCCCCACTGCGTAAAAACGCAGCGCAGCCGGGCACTGCACCTCCGGGCTGAGGGTGAAATTGTACCGGGTTGCCCTCCGGATGTGTGGAGACACTAGTTGATGAGGCGTTGTATCTCACACTTGTTATTCCtcatacttatttttcttattattattatttttcttccgccggatttcggtgcgtaacttgtgccacagctttgagcgcacacagggtcttcataaaacatatagattcaagattcaaagtgtttattgtcatatgcacagtaaggacacgcgtttccctgcagaatgaaattccttcttttctgtcaccaattaatgctaaacaatataaatctgaagtataaaatagatcaaaatatatacgcTGTGCACTGTTTTAACatctccttgcttagtgtaatattaatttgcTTGGCGTGGCTGgatctgtgagcgtttggtcgctaagaagattgttaagagtgggtcagctcgatcttacaactccttcttagtgaaagatcttcttaagctaagagcgatctgggaaacgcgTTTTTCTTTCACGGGAGGCTTAAGAGCGttcttaagaagctcttagCGCTAAGAGCAATCTGGGAAACGCGACCCTTATCTGGGCAGCTGTACTCCCTCCGCCACAACTGGGAGACAATAGATGGAGCGCATACATACCAAAGGTCATGTAGCCTGACCTCGAGTCCTCTTTTAGGCCTCCTGCTGACCTGACTGTCACTTTAAGCATAACTATCACCCATCTCCTTTCCTGACCACAGCTAAAGGCTGTAACACAACAAAATTTCTTCACAGATATAAACTGCAGGAGAAACCtgactggtgcacagaggcataTAACCGTGGGGCTGTAATTCTAGTGTTTTATTTGTACTGATAAATATTATCAGTGTTCAATTATTAGTCTAAGTCTTTTTATCCCAACTCTTAATAGTGTCTGCCAAATTCATGACCCTTGTTGCGTCTGTTTTGTACATGCTGGCATGTGGTTTTATGTTTATGCTCTGTAAAGTGACCTTAGGTGTTTGGAAAGATgcctaataaataaaatgtattgtaaTGATTTTGTTACTAATTTTCTTGGAAGAGCGTTCCAGGTTTTCCTCAAGTTTGAGCCAAGACATTACTAATTATTTATTACAATAATTAAACATTACATTGTgatcaaaacaaagacaaaccaCAGGTGTTGGAGTCAGAACACTCGCAGAGAAGATATATAAACTGTTTCCCTCTCAAAGACACCCTGCTACCTGCTACTGCTGCAAGTGCAACCTCACCTGATCATCACAACAAGGTAAGGCTCTCATTCCTGCCTGTCATCACTGCATcagctgttttcattcataTCTACAGGAAAGactttttatctgtttattacatttaattttcacaTCAAGGGAAAATCCTCTTTTCAAATAATGTTGCTGCAAGAAGAATCTAGCAAATTTTAATTTCGTAATTTGAATTCACAGTTTGCATTACTAATATACTGTGTCCTCACACAGATGGCATCAAGTCTTCTTCTCATTGTGGTCCTCTGTTTGACCAGTGGGCTGTGGATTGGAGCAAATGTAAGTAATATGTatatttggtttaaaaagatCTCTGGTGTTAAGACACCTGAACCTTAACATAAACCAGTCCTCCAGCCCAACATCATGTTTTCAACATGaaatatgaatgttttattaatattttgcaACAGGGAGGAAgtgaacaaaacacattttgagaaataaaaGTCAccatctgtatttttatattaaaatcTAAAGTTACAAATAGAAGCAAATCCAAGATGAGTCTGATACTAAAGATCGTGTCTTTATCTCCACAGGCGTCATGTGAAGGTTGGTGCTTGGTGCTGGTGAATGGTGGAGGTGACATCCTGTAGCTGCCACTTTGTGACTGCTCTTCAGTTTATTGATAAGACTACAAAAATGATTTTCAACATTGCTCTGTGCTCAAAAGCTTCTGTCTATAAAGATTGAGTTGAGGGACAATATTCTCACAGCTCCACTGGATTTGGACCATTGGAGGGTTTTTCCATGATTGTCTTTCTAATCATCTTCAATTGTGTTACAGATGAGTGCTGCAGAACCTGCCCAGATGGTTGGACTCTGTTTGACTTCAGGTGTTACCAGTTCCACAAAGCTCCAAAGACCTGGGCTGATGCAGAGGTATGTCTTGAAATGATGTCATTTCTAACTGACACACTGTATTTGTGGTGTATGCTTTAAACCAGCTGCACTAGAATCACTCAGTAGTAAAAGTGCTCATATGAACATTTTTATATGAGTGAGACTCTCAAACAGCTTCACAATTATCTGTGACTGAATCTGACACTTGATTGGTTTGAAATACACAGAATTTTATTGCAGACTATAATTAACGCCCGCAGTGTCATGCCTTTgcgaaccagtcaagtttcttctacagtttacatccatgtctacaaaaacatggacgcttcacACTAGGAATGCACAATAGATTGGGTACGTCATCTGTATTTGCCATCATCGGCTCTAAAATGAGAATCAGAATCGGGCAACatgctttttgttattttgcacaatgaatgaatattacatacactaaAAAGTattgtctccatctgctggtgggccgtcacgataagagtatacatggataatatgatgttaattccactacagaagagagttgatgatcactaaaattagatggggaaaaaagtggatatgtCAATACTGGTAtcggccaaatgagttgttatacATCAGCATATCTGATATCGGCAATGAATCCAATATCAACATCCcaacttcacacacatcttcccccgacagcacagaagatctatacaatcagcacagtttcatgattagagtcaccatttcagtatctgaccaaatgtctccccttctgttcctgagatgcaacgctgaataatggccaggaAAGTATTTTATGCTAAACATtacgatgtcacagtgaagctgacctttgaccttttggatataaaatgtcatcacttcatcattttatcctttttttccctttgtgtgaagttttgtcataatttatgcaagaattcttgagttatggccaaaaacacgttttgtgaggtcacactgttttgacctttgaccatcaaattgttatcagtttatttttcagtcgAAGTGGACGTCTGTGTCAAATtagaagaaattcccttaaggcgctctagagatatcatgttcacaacaATGGGACGGGTGGACAGACAACACCAAAATGTTTGCTCCACGTCTCTTTTGCTCCACACTGTGTGCGTCACACTCAGTCTCTGTCACATTCTCACTTTGTCCCCAACATAATGTAACTCTCTCTGTGCTCATCCAACTTACTTCATCTCTGTATTATTTTTTCTCACTTtgtcttctttctctccacacTTTATTCTCCTCATCAGCATTTCTGCACCACTCTTGGTGGAAATCTGGCTTCCCTCCACACCCAAGAGCAGTACAAAGCCTTCAGACAGATGATCCTGAGAGTGACtggcacacatacaaacacttgGGTCGGAGGCTACGATTCATCAGGCGTGAGTCCATCTATTCTTTAACGTACATGCTGTAAACAGTTAAAACATAACTGAAATACATCAAGCTGGATTTATAAATGAAGTTCATGGCTATGTAAAAAACCTTTCTTTCAGGAGGGTGTGTGGCTCAACAGTGACGGTTCACTGTTTGACTTCAAAGGCTGGGCCAAAGGGGAGCCCAACAATGTTGGCGGAAATGAAAACTGCATGGAGATCAACTTTGAAGGTTAAAGTTCATCATCTGTTGTCTTTTAGATTGGgatttttgtttaaattgaaAAGTAGTGtgggaaaaaaatatcaatactTAAGATATGAAAAGGATCTTTTGTAACTCATAATGTGGTGGAACCTTACATCattattgtgtttcatttttactttggatctgttttgttttgttttggattgTTTCCAATGTTGCAAACTCATTAAGGAAGTTTCCACCCTTGGCCcagaagacttttttttttttttaaacatcagcatTAACACATGGATTTCCAGACAATTTCAGCACAATGATACTGGGGGAAAAAAGTTGCCCTAGAATTATTGGAATCATACTGCTACAAAAGTACCTTAAGGGAGACATCAGTTCAGGGCACAAGAGAGGGCACAGCTGGGTCCAAAATTGTATAAAAGGACATTGTTCTACATTGcagctgtaaaaatgtatttggttCTTGCGCTTCACTTTGCTACTACAACTGCTGTTGGTCAGTTAAAGACAGGGATCAGATATGAAGATTATAAACAGATTTTACAAGTACTACAACTAAAAGAAAATCTGACACAATTCAGCTTCTGTCATTTTCAGTGAGCTTGACATTTGCCCCTTTCTTAGGCAACATGATTTAACACGTGTTGTGTTTAACTACATCACAAGTAACGTAGGTCCATTTAGCTAATTCCCAACATTTCGTCATTTATATTAGGGATGACTAACTGTGAATTTCTGGGCCAATAccagtggttgttttgttgttatttattcccccttttgtgccagggaaacaaagaaatcattcaagtcattcagtccttcgTCAAACTGCCTTTAAATGGGAACTAATTCAGTCATACAGATTtctgaaacaacctttaacataacctcctttcacatgaaaaacattgtttttaacaATTGCTTCAAAGGCCTTTTTACTAGATGTAATATATCacaattccctctctaatatctattttatatggCTGTGAAGACACAAATTACTCCTTCAGCCTGAATTTATTGATGTTTCTCGTCCataactacattttacaagattacgtTACAACCCAGCCAACTTTTGTATGCAGGGCCCATGagggtagtaaatgggctgaaaactGGGCCTGATATGAGACTGTTAATGGCTTCCATAATAGCCCCATGCCAGTTGCCCACATGGATGGGTTCATCTGTGGGCCCAAGATTAGAAGCCCATTTTGGGCTcatacccacttggtacccaTGTAGCTGTGCCATTACCCATGTGGGTCCCACAGGTGAACTCATCCGTGTTGGCATGTGGCATGGGGCCGTTATAGGACCtgtggacaatcccatatatatataaactacccacatgggccccacatacaaatgctgGCTTGGAATTAACCTTCACTCAGTACTCATTTTTCatgaatagagcttgaatgcatcgtcatgtaactcaatgcaaccaGTTGGTTTCAGCTGAATGCTTCCAGCAGTTAACTGGCTGTCCTCCTGATGACGTCAACAGCTATTTGTCGTTCAcgatgtgacatcatcagagagGGTTACTGATTGGCTCTTCTGATCAGCCTTCAAACTATTAACTGTTCTATTGAGAATCCCTGCTCGGCTGCTTCAAGTGGAGACAGTGAGTTCATTCGGTATGGGGAGATTACAGTCTGCAGGCTAAATGACAGTCCCAGATTGACACATAGTCATATTAGCCAAGTAAAGTTATCATAACTGAAGGCATGAGGGCAAACACAAACCTATTTTGTATTCAAAACAGCAACAAGTTTGCACCCCTGGTTTCTTTACGgttttttaaatatgtgctTTCATTTGCAACAGTGAAGCAGTTTATAACTCAGGTTTTGGAGAATGTTATAAAAAGAAAGTTTCACTTAATTGAGAAAAGGCAAACAATGTCAATGTAAAAAACGCATAGCAAAGCCCTCTGACGTGCTGTCATTGTTTGTCTACAGGAAAGGATTTCGTCAATGACATACCCTGTGATCAGAAGAAGGCTTTTGTTTGTGCCAGAGACCTGTAATCACTCCCCTCCATGACACATCAGCTGTGGTGATATCACATCCCCACTGATAATGTCACTTCTAACAGGGAGTCGAGTCTCGACGACATCGCTGCTGGAAGATCTCTTGACAATTCTGAATTGATTTCAGCTTCATCAATAAACACATATATCCTGTTCAGCAATCTGCCTCACCTCTTTTTATTACCATCTCATGCATAAAGCTCAGTGTTTCCAAAAAACTGTTCTGAAACATTTTCACATAACATCTCTGAAGCACAGTGTTGTAGGAGCAATACCTTTAGAAAATGTCTGCACTCGTAATAAAAtttggggcaccaccctcctaTGGAGGGAAGcaactaatcaaattaataacttcGAAAACCAATTATTGATTCGTCAGAACActtatcaattatgaatcaatctcaatatctgGATTATGAATTCTCCATACGGTGATCTTAGTTCCTGCTCAAAAGAAATATTCACAGACAACGTCTTGGCGATAAAAGAAGATTTATTGAGGGGTAAATGTTTTAACAACTGAGTAAATGAACAGTAAATGAGGACaatatgaaataacacaaaatcgACAGTATGTATAGATGGATTAAGACAAGAGGTAACACTTGTGTCAGTATGTGACTATAGATAAATTGGGGACGCAGGGATGCGCAAAACCATTTACCTAACGAAACCTAAATTAAGATCAGAATAAATAAGTCCCCTATTTGACATCAACTCTGATcacaacacagcagctgcaTCAGGTGAGGGGGATTTGGCCGACTTTGAGAAGAGATGACTCAGCCGGATGTTTCTCGGGGACCCTGGACTGCCGCTGTCGACTCCCAGCTTCACTTCACAGCCTTCCAGCAGGGTGATACAAACTGGAACACAGCAGTGAGGGGCGGTGGAGCCTGAAGGCAGTGTCCTTTATGTGGTCCTTACACGTCGGTGATTTTAGGAGGCGGAAAGTCTCTTGTTTCGACCAAAGAGTCCCTGCTCTGCAGACACTTGGACAAGTGGCTGGCAGCCGCTGGATCTGATGAATCTTTGACGGAGTTGCAAGCCGAACAGAAACTCATCTATTTAGCTATGGCTACTCGCTTATAATAATGGTGAAAACAATCTAGTTGGCCCTTTGATATTATTATCAAAGTTATTATCAACgcgtttaaaaaaacattgttgcAATCGGCTGGCTTCGTCGCTTCAGGTACAATGTTACTGAAggcacagacaaaaagaaagaaacctcAGGAAAGACAAAACAATCCTGGATGTGTCGAGCaaaacttaaaagtttaaaataatttcGATCGTAAGACAAGAAAGAGTTATGCAGGAACCGAGTTTAAGAGTGTAACAGGAGGGCGTAGGTGCAACTGCAATTGTATCAACATACTACCACCTCAACTCCAacagtaaaatcctgctgtGACATGAATGACTCAGAATACCTGATGAGATCAGATACAGTCGCAGACTACACCAGTCACAGGGGACATTttacagtacttttacttgtaaaactttaagtacatttttctgtttataCATACACACTTTTACATACGTAACATTGTAAATGCAGGAATGTCACTTGTAACAGTATTTCTACAGTGTGGTATTGGTTACTTTTTCCAACATTTAAGGATTTAAATACTTCCTGTCCTGCTCCCAGCCCTCTGATCACAGTGAAAGACTCCACTCGAATAACacacctgctgctgtcagacaacAGCTGAAATAATAACACACTGTTAAAATCCCCAAATGCAAGCTGAGCAGGAAGGAGAGGCCAAAAACAGTCAGTGGGGAAACTATGTGATGGTGTGGCGATggcccttttcttttttttctttttctgaaactgtcaaattttgaaataaaaaagtaatcttgcttaaaatattaaagaaatgtgtcatctttaacttcatgccttttggagatcagttcatcttctactcacttaactattcacagtaaagtATTTTTGATCAGGGGTGCCCAAACGTTTGCATACCACtgtacttttttctgtttcagagctgagaccactacaacagaataaagctcattttggtattgaaaaaagcaaaagcaaagcCTAAACCAGTCACCCATTCATCAtctgtggagcagctgcagACTTTTTTATTCCATCACTggcatcacaagtttgagactgaGTAATGCATCATAAATATTGACTGAACTTTCCACAACCACGGAAATCaaatattggaattcttaactTTGGTGGCACTCCAATTTCAGGACAGCACTGCTACTGGCCTGTTGGCTCATGCTGATCCTTTAGTTCTAAGTTAAACAGAACCAACTTAATTCAACACCCCTGAGGGATTTATTCAAATCCACCGATTACCTTTCCAGCTGTATTCACAGAATCCACCCTGGGTCTGTTTAACAGGATTTTCAGTACGCAACATTTACCTGCAGCAACAGAGGCTATGAAATGTGTGATCAAAAAAAAATGGATTATAATAGAGGTTTGGGAAGTGATGGTTACAGTGTATAAGAGGATGGGGTGAACATTTTAGCTCTTGGTTGATGTTGTATGGGTCTGATTATGGATATTGTGTGTAATTATAAAAATAGTaagagatttgttttgtttatatgaCAGCAATTATCAGCTGACTACAGATCAGATGAAAACATGGTGACTTTTATCTTCCATATTCTCACACTTCCCTTAATCAATATCCACCAACATACAGAGGAGCATCTCTTTGGAACTACCTCCTGTCTTTTCTATATATGTATGTTCAAATAAGAGCAAGCTTTACTGTACATCAGCTGTCTCCGAGCTGCGTACATTTTGCACTGCAAAACATTTAATTCACATTCACTCTCAGCACATAATGGTGATGTTAATGAgttcacacaataaaacattcaaAAGTGCTGAGCTTTTGACCCTGAGCACCATTCCAGGAA comes from the Epinephelus lanceolatus isolate andai-2023 chromosome 8, ASM4190304v1, whole genome shotgun sequence genome and includes:
- the LOC117258547 gene encoding galactose-specific lectin nattectin-like: MASSLLLIVVLCLTSGLWIGANASCEDECCRTCPDGWTLFDFRCYQFHKAPKTWADAEHFCTTLGGNLASLHTQEQYKAFRQMILRVTGTHTNTWVGGYDSSGEGVWLNSDGSLFDFKGWAKGEPNNVGGNENCMEINFEGKDFVNDIPCDQKKAFVCARDL